In one Candidatus Cloacimonadota bacterium genomic region, the following are encoded:
- a CDS encoding restriction endonuclease: MMETILELLTTAGRFLVGMWPVMFVVLLFGIFKRRDGFGTMIRLSIKSLVIAWVFFAILRVVFNYFHMDTLQLIEEPENTRYFLIVGLFLLPLALAIVFEEARKRRTIKSIEDMQLLSPSEFEKLVAKTYREQGHSVEIVGATGDHGIDLVVHTNKGETWLVQCKKYRGKVGEPVVRDF; encoded by the coding sequence ATGATGGAAACAATACTTGAACTTTTAACCACCGCCGGGAGGTTTCTGGTTGGCATGTGGCCGGTGATGTTCGTGGTGCTGCTTTTTGGGATTTTCAAGCGCCGAGACGGTTTTGGCACCATGATCAGGCTTTCCATTAAATCACTGGTGATCGCCTGGGTTTTCTTTGCGATATTAAGGGTGGTGTTCAATTATTTCCATATGGATACCCTCCAGTTAATTGAGGAACCAGAGAACACCAGGTATTTCCTGATTGTGGGGCTCTTTTTGCTGCCATTGGCGCTTGCCATAGTGTTTGAGGAAGCCCGTAAACGCCGGACGATCAAATCGATCGAAGACATGCAACTCCTCTCGCCTTCAGAATTTGAAAAACTGGTAGCCAAGACCTACCGCGAGCAAGGACATTCGGTCGAGATTGTGGGAGCGACTGGCGACCACGGCATCGACCTGGTGGTGCACACCAACAAGGGAGAAACCTGGTTGGTGCAGTGCAAGAAGTATCGCGGAAAAGTGGGCGAGCCGGTTGTGCGGGACTTT